The DNA segment TCCGCGTTCACAAAGGCGATCCCGTGGGAAAATCCCAAGAGCCTCTTTAAAGAtgcgaaaagaaaaaggagCCTCTCGTCTTTTCATTTCGTTCATGGCGCTGGGTGAGTTGATTTGCTACTCACCGAATTGCACTCCTTTTGTCTTATTTGTGTACAAAGTTCTTATTTCATAGTGAAAACACCTCTCAACTCATCTCACCTCTCTCAAACGTGTTTAAAAAGCCAGGGTTATATCCATGAGTTACACTTACTACATATCTCTTACTACTAGCAACTAAATATCTTggataagacaaaaaaatatacaatgttcTCGGTGTCTGAATGAAGTGTTTTGGGAGGAAGCCAGGATTATTTGAAGAAGCCGCAATCTCTGTTTAACTttacaatgttattaaatattcatttcaaAGTATCAGTTTCTCTGGGTATCcggattattattactattataagtAATGACTTAATAGCAATACAGTagcaactattttttttttttttttaacacatcaactacTACTTCCTTGAGCTTCCCTTTTATTTACCAGAAAACAAAcagcctggaaaaaaaacacatttgataACATTTACACCAGATTAAATCTGTTCAAAAGATTTTTTGCATTATAGTCTCATTGAACCTTTTGGTTTTACTTTGGTCTTTACTGATAAGTAAATAAGTGTATGGGGTATTTAGGTGAATGGGGGGTGGTATTAATAGTTAACACTAAGAAACAGGAACTGGAAGAAACTGTtccagtaaataaaaatgtaagtctGAAGAACTAATCTGATAATTTCTCTGACTTTATTTGGCTAAAGTGGTGTTAATTGTCATGTTTCTTTGCTTATCTTTACTTATCTGCTCTCTTCAGCTTGAAACTTGCCATCAGTACATGTGGAGGCAAGCCTTTGCATGTCCGCTGTCTCTGCTTGCTTCTGTTTCATtacctttttatttgtttagtttttttgtttttgtttcttcttttcagaAACAGTCTCCGGGTTATTACGATCTTGCTCAGTCCTTGatttatttgagtttgactCTGCTGCTTTCCCGGCTGTCTGCGTTTGTTTATAACTACACCAtggaaaaaatctaaacatttatTATGGTAGCGTGTTTCCTGATTCGGTCATTAGAGCAGGACAAGGACCAAATAAAGGCTGGATACAATTAACATGTCCAtagatggtgtgtgtttttgtattgacaTTGAAATGGTGCCTCTTGATTCTGGTACCTTGCCGAAGTGCCAGCTACAAGGCCTTGTTATACGGTGTGCTAATAGTTCTAACAGTTTTTGCTTGTTGGTATCAACCTCATCATTAATTCGAAGCAAAGTTTTAACGTTTACAAACGAATAGGGTAGTACACCTGTGTAACTTTTAATGAAatgtacatttcatttcatccacgtcatcaaaatcaaatcaaatcatccTCCCCCTGTACTGTACAGGGGCTTAGGGCTTGACTAGGTGCAGTTCATCCTGATTCTGCCTGACAGTATTGGCAGTTGCTTATCAGTTCTACCCtatttttcactttcttttagCCTATATGGagtgattttattattaacctATTTAAATATCCCTTGTTTCGATGGCTGTAGCAAATCTACAACAACTAAAGATGGAGAACCGCATCAATGTGCAAATGcatttttctctcagatttcttCCTGAACATATGTTATGTGTAATAGTTGTTTAAAATGGCAGAAAATGGCACTATAGGGCTATATGAgattggaatgttttttttcccactgttAGTGCATAATACATGTAGGTAAGCACAACTCAAAGATGGCAACAGCGAGATAAAAGGCAAATGATATAACTTATTTCCATAACTCTGTTCCAGCTGTGCTGTGTGAGAGCAGGGTGGTGAAAGTGCCCACTGGTCCACTGGTGCGTGTCGAGGGCCAGACTGTGTCGATTCGTTGTGATGTGTCGGAGTATGAGGGGCCGCCTGAACAGGACTTTGAATGGACACTGGTGCAGGAAAGGGAAATCAATCTCGTCTCCACTTTCGATCAGATGTTCACAGATGCATCGATGAAAGACCGGGTGAACAGTGGTGATATTGGTATTACAAAACTGGCAAATAATGCAGTAGAGCTGACAATTAAAAAGGCCAGGGCATCAGACAGCGCCACCTATCGATGCAGCACACCCAGCACCGATTCGGTCATCCAAGGGAACTACTTTGCCGAGGTGGAACTTAAAGGtgggttgttgttttgttttgttcttgcaTTGCTGTTCCTAATGAAGATATTTATAAACCTTAAAAATCAAATGGGGTCAGTGATGccattagaaataaaaacaaggattaCATGAAAACAAATACAACTAACTATATGTAATGTTTACAGGaaatatattcatttgtttttattgagtCAGGTTTTTCCCCAATGACTGCTTTTGGATTTGTTAGCTAATTGTAGGGATTGGGAAAGTGACTACAGGAAATTGCATGGAGTTTTCATTCCAGCTGCATGACTGAGCTTAGCCTAAGACATCATTACATTAGGGCTTGGGTAGATGTTGAAACTGAGTTTCAGGATGGGAGCGTTACTAAATATGATTCCTTATCGATATACAAATGTTATATAGAAAGTTGGCAACATACATTGTGATGAGACATCTCGGGATGAGTATCTCTTGAGCAACAATCTGAATCTATGAAAATAGGACACTGgtttttctgaataaaaattAACAAGGATTTTTCATGCTATTATATTCCTACTTATTTGGTAAACATGGTCAAGTTTCGGGAATGTTTGTCCAGTGAAGTTGTTAATGTTATTAGTTCATCGTGTGACTTGGTATATTCGAACAGACATTTAATCTGTTTTAAAGATATAAATGAATTGTAATTCTCTTTTTGTACAGTTATTGGTGACTCTTTAAAAGTGACTCCAGCGATTTCTCAGCCGACAGTCTCGGAAGGCGAGTCAGTGAATCTGCAGTGCAACATCAAACGGTCCTTCTCAGCATACACTTCCCTGTCTGTCACTTGGTCTATTAGAAAAGGGGCTGCACCATTGGAAGAGCTCTTGACATTTGGACCAGATGATCAAATGAAGTTGGGACAAAACTTTGCCCAGCGTTATGCAGATGGTGAACTTATCTTGGGGCTCTCTGGCGGTGGCAATTATGGCTTGAATCTGAAGGGTCTAAAACCAATGGATCAGGGTGCGTATGTATGTACAGGCAGAGAGTGGACAAGGCAGCCCAGGGGAGAGAAGGGCTGGCAGAAAATTCTAGAAAGGAGTGAAGAAATGGGGAATGTTTCAGTCACACCCTTAGGTGAGTAACACAGTGGGCTATTTTTTTCCACCAATGTTTGAACTGaaaagacatgtgtgtgtgtgtgtgtgtgtgtgtgtgtgtgtgtatatatatatatatatagtgtgtgtgtgtgtgtgtgtgtgtgtgtgtgtatatatatatatatatatatatatatatatatatatatatatatatatatatatatatatatatatatatatatatatatatatatagatatatatatatatatgtgtgtgtgtgtgtgtatgtaggtatATATAcgatatataatgtgtgtgtgtgattatataaattacaaattgattggggttttttttttgggtttttttaaatggttattGCTATGCAAATAGAACTGCAAGTTTCATTGaatgattgttttgttttgtgtctgcTGTCTACATTTTGTGGAATGTGTTGGTGTGATCTACAGTGCCAAATAGCTTCTgatttaaatctaaaatgatTTCTAGGCCTCAGTCAAGAGCTCattgtataatttttaattatgaaGCACAACATGACCTTTTcatagcattttattaaaaactccCCTGCATTTACAGGCATTCCATTCAGTTCAGACCAAAGCAGTGTTAAGGGAGAATCACCCAGTGTTCACAAAGATCTTGtcttaataaattacatttaggCATTATCTCTTATTCATGTAATATTTGTATCTCTATCTATAATCTTTGTAATTGAGTTGGTTCTCTGTTGGTTTAGCCCAGTCCTTGGTGGTTACTCTGGAGAACAATGCTACACTCAGCGTAAAGGACACTCTGAACCTGACCTGCTCAGTAGCTGCTAAAGGCTTGCTTTCTCTGGGCATGGAGGTGGTATGGCTGGTTAAGGGATTTACCGACTCGGACAACCAGCGAGTGCTGCTCCATGTTGGACGTGATGGCCAAGTGCTGAGTGGGTCTGAGCTTGTGGGCATGAGTCGGATTCAGCCAGGCACCTTCAGGCTTCTCTTACCCAATTTGCAGCCCTCAGACTCCGGCTTGTACTTGTGCCAAGTGAAATTCTGGTTGCCTCAGGGCACTGGGGGATGGTATAAGGCCGCTGAGAAAACCTCTGATCCTATCCAAGTCCGGGTAACACAGCTTGGTAAGaataattctgttttttgtgtttttctttccagattTTATTCTTAGCTTGTTTTTGCTTCCCTCTGTCTCAAAAATCCAGTTTTTCCTATTCCTGTTTTTCGACTTGTTCCAGCATTTTGTCTACAACACTCACTGGATTGTGTTTTACTTCATACACAGTAATCTTATCCCATGCATTTCTACTTTCTGTgtcttaaaaactaaaaaaacctGGGCATATATTTGCAAGTTTCATGACTAGTCTCACCAGTAAGTTGTATAAATCTTAgtcactatagaaataaacctgttAGACCTCTTGTGGATTTCACAAAATATGAGAACACGTGATTATGCAGTGTCTGGTGTTTGTCAGATCTTTTGTTTTGAGTAAAATGGAGTGCCATTTGTTAATAGTACTGCAAAGTgaactacatatatatatatatatatatatatatatatatatatatatatatatatatatatatatatatatatatatatatatatatatatatatatatatatatatatatatatatatatatagatagatagatagatagtttggATCCTTTGCACTGTGTAAAAGAATGTCTTGCATGCCATGTAccgtgttgatttttttttaacatttaaaaaacagtcGTGTATAACGTGTTGTCCACCTTGTGTCATTATTCTGTAAACTGCCTGGAGCTGTAGAAACTCCCAAGTATTTCCAAGAAGTTCCTTTCGTTTTCCCTCTAAAAGCTGTAGCTGTCGTAAATACCCACCTTGTAGAATGttcttttatataattatttcgATAAAATGTTTAGCAGCCAGCTTGCAGTATAGTGCACCTGTGTTTGCAAAAGAATTGAAGTTTTATAAACTTTAGTGTAGATATTGAAAATGTGTTCTCATATTACTATGATATgcatcgattttttttttgtttgatagTATGTGATGTTAGGTTTGATTTTAGTGCTATCACTTCCCGCTCTGAAAGCCAGCAACACCAGTTATATgacttttaaacaaatttccaatttgataacattttaataaaatgatgctTAGTtagtcaaattttttttgtttaatttttaactttgtggttttttttttttatgtttgactTCATATTCTTATCCTGTACTGTTTCTCCCTGTGATCCTAGTCCTGATGAGCATTTGCTTATTGTAGCTCATTACCCtttgtacatttctttcttCTGGACACCTACCTGTGGTAAAAGTTAGAGGAAGAAACAGTACAGCTGTGGCCTGTGGGCTGTTCCTCTTCCTATTTAGAAAAGGAAGTAACGTGCTGCAGTAGTTCCTTCTCAGACCAAAGTGTTCATTAGTGTCTGTGTGCTGAATGCTCTTTAAATGTCATATAGTAGATATAATCATAGTTTTTGTTCGTAATTCCATGAAGTTAAGTTTTACATCTACCGAGGTCTGTCTGTGCCTGTGAATGTGCAGAGACTGAACAGCGAGACCTGGAGcaagaatgaatgtaaatccTTTGTAATATTCTTCCAACATTAGGCGGTTTGATCACAGGTCACATGTAAAGCACCACCCACCTTTTTAATTGCAATGGCATGCCAGATAAGCGGATGTGGACTTTTGTCAAGATATGAATTTAGCAGGGTTCTGCTTTTTACTAATATTCAGTGAATGTTTCTTATTTCTCTGTATCGCAGAACCAGATTTTAAGGTGGGTCTCACAGCCTCTAAGATCCCCCAGTTCACAGATGACCCCACTGAGCTGCTCTGTGAGGTGACTGACCTACTGAACATGCAGGATGGGCGACTGGCTGTCACCTGGTCCTATGCTAATATGCCAGAAGACAcatctcaaactgttaccactatCGCGTCCAGTGATTATCAAGGGGTACTAGTGCCAGGAGACTTGTATCAGCAGCGGCTGGTTAATGGACTTATAGCAGTGACTCGCAGCAGTCTGAGCACCTTCAGCCTGCAACTGCTGCACATTCAGGATAAGGACAAGGGCTTTTACTCCTGCAGTGTGGCTGCCTGGACCCGTGGCCACCAGGGAGATTGGAACAAGGCCAAAGAGCTCAAGTCCATTCCAGTCGAAGTCCAGTGGTCCTCAAAGAGTAAGCAGAAAGCTCCCTTATTCTATCTTTGTGTAGTTGACCATCTCAGACACGCTCATTTTAAAGTTTCTGAAGTTAAAATTAATCATTGACATGATTCAATTGTGAATAAACTATGCTTAGTTCAGTTCATAGTTTTGTTTGATATCTGTGGAATAAAACAACTTTTAGATTTTTGGCAATtatacaaatgttttgtttctgcatttTTGGGTCCTTATTTGCTTATTCATTCGTCACTGCTACAAGTTCATTCAAATCACCAAGGTCACAGTAGTCTACATGAAAGCAGATGATGCATGTTATGACCTCTGTTTCATGATGAAATCATTAATGaatataagaagtttttaattGTAGAAAAAATTAGGTCTGGTTGACAAATCTTTGGATACACAAAGATCTTTCTGTTGGAGAGTGGACAATATCCACTTTTCATTCCACTAAGCCTCAGATTCCAGTTCCGTGGAGTAACACGGTCAAGAATTTCTAGTAGTGGTGGTTAATTTGTTTTACTTGAGGCTTGTTGGCATGTTAGCAGTCGGTTTGATTTTTGACTGTACTTTAATGTAGAACACACATGGAATGTTTTGGAGTTAACATTTAAAACTT comes from the Silurus meridionalis isolate SWU-2019-XX chromosome 3, ASM1480568v1, whole genome shotgun sequence genome and includes:
- the LOC124382816 gene encoding prostaglandin F2 receptor negative regulator-like; the encoded protein is MRKEKGASRLFISFMALAVLCESRVVKVPTGPLVRVEGQTVSIRCDVSEYEGPPEQDFEWTLVQEREINLVSTFDQMFTDASMKDRVNSGDIGITKLANNAVELTIKKARASDSATYRCSTPSTDSVIQGNYFAEVELKVIGDSLKVTPAISQPTVSEGESVNLQCNIKRSFSAYTSLSVTWSIRKGAAPLEELLTFGPDDQMKLGQNFAQRYADGELILGLSGGGNYGLNLKGLKPMDQGAYVCTGREWTRQPRGEKGWQKILERSEEMGNVSVTPLAQSLVVTLENNATLSVKDTLNLTCSVAAKGLLSLGMEVVWLVKGFTDSDNQRVLLHVGRDGQVLSGSELVGMSRIQPGTFRLLLPNLQPSDSGLYLCQVKFWLPQGTGGWYKAAEKTSDPIQVRVTQLEPDFKVGLTASKIPQFTDDPTELLCEVTDLLNMQDGRLAVTWSYANMPEDTSQTVTTIASSDYQGVLVPGDLYQQRLVNGLIAVTRSSLSTFSLQLLHIQDKDKGFYSCSVAAWTRGHQGDWNKAKELKSIPVEVQWSSKTPVLSVTAAQARGAMTGGSTFEMRCQVTGHNIQNPSYSVLIRYQETESGKSRKVLSLSADSILQLEEGIVPSRADSVALDKTRPLEYSFRLYGARVSDRGFYYCDVTAWTRDQSNTWNRGVSAESQKIQLAFADTGPVFNVSTYSDSTQVLPGETVKLKCIMSVQGATSNTGEVAYDVEWFQSPVQAMENGDVSLISMDHWGVVKKSRENGSSQYSIERTNRDTFVLTVHHIQDRDMGSYYCTAKLWHFSPDTRLWNEGQTLTSAPAFLAINLALWDSMKSPVLYGLGAALVVALLSIVLGFITSRCCFSRNPMHTPRSKLMEMEMD